Proteins found in one Scylla paramamosain isolate STU-SP2022 chromosome 44, ASM3559412v1, whole genome shotgun sequence genomic segment:
- the LOC135094048 gene encoding uncharacterized protein LOC135094048 isoform X2: MSGSALPPDAAFQGIRRRSNSVSSRTRSLSRDCSGSSSDFSPRHSRRHRSRRRQDQEHVPPHHVNKPAQPHGSAQNLPLHQASASAPTAPEPSWRLVLDELAVLKGEVAKLRANTHTHPPPLPEDHLPGTSGTHHTVSPPFSGFNDSSSEDGEIREVSQRGSVLQQAAKALGPSDSVSADIDQQVAVMVNQLFDNGMQKEDYRAILEESATRRPNNCPALAPVECNPQILGALKTDAKKADFRLKDVSGDILKAGTILTRSLLALDVVAQESDHPAVVQEVGMINGALALLGHANHRLNLARRFLMKREINQKYSHLCANKVPMLRFLFGDDVSQSAKQIEDTEKLKNKFSLKKPAYPWKTTSGRSRGYWGRTWHRNSAMRFQPYGLQRSGARTGQRQLPARQDADSKNARSRGPQRPRQ, translated from the coding sequence ATGTCCGGCTCTGCCCTGCCACCTGACGCGGCCTTCCAAGGAATTAGGAGAAGGAGCAACAGTGTTTCTTCAAGGACGAGGTCTCTTTCCCGGGATTGTAGCGGCAGTTCCTCCGATTTTTCGCCTCGGCACAGTCGGCGGCATAGGAGTCGCCGCCGTCAAGACCAAGAACACGTGCCGCCCCACCATGTCAACAAACCGGCTCAACCACATGGAAGTGCACAGAATCTTCCTCTGCACCAGGCATCGGCTTCCGCGCCTACAGCTCCCGAACCTTCATGGCGTTTAGTGTTGGATGAGTTGGCGGTATTGAAAGGTGAGGTAGCGAAACTTCGTGCTAACACACATACTCACCCTCCTCCGTTACCTGAGGATCATCTTCCGGGTACTTCAGGAACACACCACACAGTTTCACCTCCATTCTCGGGCTTTAATGACTCCAGCAGCGAGGATGGGGAGATTAGAGAGGTGTCACAAAGGGGCAGTGTTTTGCAACAGGCAGCCAAGGCTTTGGGGCCCTCTGACAGTGTTTCTGCAGACATTGACCAACAGGTGGCAGTTATGGTTAATCAATTGTTTGACAACGGTATGCAAAAGGAAGACTACAGGGCCATCTTGGAGGAATCAGCCACCAGACGACCAAACAACTGTCCTGCATTGGCGCCTGTGGAATGTAACCCGCAGATTTTGGGTGCCTTAAAGACTGACGCGAAGAAAGCTGATTTTCGTCTTAAGGACGTAAGTGGTGACATTCTCAAGGCAGGTACCATTTTAACTAGGTCACTTCTAGCCCTGGATGTAGTGGCACAGGAGAGTGACCACCCCGCTGTTGTGCAGGAAGTAGGTATGATTAACGGCGCCTTGGCGTTGTTGGGTCATGCCAATCACAGGTTGAATTTGGCTAGACGTTTTCTtatgaaaagggaaattaaCCAGAAATATTCCCACTTATGTGCTAATAAGGTCCCCATGTTGCGTTTCCTGTTTGGGGATGATGTGTCTCAATCGGCCAAGCAGATCGAGGACACAGAAAAGTTAAAGAACAAGTTCTCCCTCAAGAAACCGGCATACCCTTGGAAAACCACCAGTGGCAGGTCACGTGGCTACTGGGGGCGAACGTGGCATAGAAACTCCGCAATGAGGTTCCAACCCTATGGCCTGCAGAGGTCAGGCGCCAGGACGGGACAACGTCAACTACCAGCGCGGCAGGACGCGGACTCAAAAAACGCCAGGAGCCGGGGTCCACAGAGACCCCGGcagtag